One Streptomyces hundungensis DNA segment encodes these proteins:
- a CDS encoding erythromycin esterase family protein, which translates to MKPHRPALAALVLSLGALIAAAPPSTSGPSTSSIPSSFSGPATPAGPATPAGPATPAGPATPAAPGASAARSPVPALDRAAHPLRTTDPRGDLDDLRSIGMMVNDATVVGLGEATHSSHEFFTMKQRVFRYLVENKGFRVFALEASWSTGQRLNDYVLHGVGDPAQIMRTEFQSTYVFWNNTEYLDLLRWMRGYNVQHPHDPVQFMGDDFAYAGPELYDKVAGYMAKTHPELLPRLTELYRDLRPTTTPEAHMNTYPLRPLAELQEIAGRTGRALDLLKQAGPGKGGDVEAHAWAVRNVTAIDQTAKGYAFDPDDPGEAARAMRYRDQIMADNVEWWQRHTGSKVLLAAHNGHVALQSHDPQHYPKVQGSFLRDKLGKHYVSIGSTFDGGSFNALDADGRMAVHTVGPAKPGSNEYTLDKARPRDYVLDLRTAPNAARDWLNTPRATWSIGGAYPGPTGPYKQIALANSHDVLIHLHRVSPAHWLTAPTAPAGK; encoded by the coding sequence ATGAAACCGCACAGGCCGGCTCTGGCCGCACTGGTCCTCTCCCTCGGCGCGCTGATCGCCGCCGCGCCCCCATCCACTAGCGGGCCCTCCACCTCTTCCATACCCTCCAGCTTTTCCGGGCCCGCCACCCCGGCCGGGCCCGCCACCCCGGCCGGGCCCGCCACCCCGGCCGGGCCCGCCACCCCGGCCGCGCCCGGCGCCTCGGCCGCGAGGTCACCCGTGCCTGCCCTGGACCGCGCAGCCCACCCCCTGCGGACCACCGACCCCCGGGGTGACCTGGACGACCTGCGCTCGATCGGCATGATGGTGAACGACGCCACGGTGGTGGGGCTGGGCGAGGCGACCCACAGCTCGCACGAGTTCTTCACCATGAAGCAGCGGGTCTTCCGTTATCTCGTGGAGAACAAGGGTTTCCGCGTCTTCGCGCTCGAGGCGAGCTGGAGCACCGGCCAGCGGCTCAACGACTACGTGCTGCACGGGGTGGGCGACCCGGCACAGATCATGCGTACCGAGTTCCAGAGCACCTACGTGTTCTGGAACAACACCGAGTATCTGGATCTGCTGCGATGGATGCGCGGATACAACGTGCAACACCCCCACGATCCCGTGCAGTTCATGGGTGACGACTTCGCGTACGCCGGCCCCGAGCTCTACGACAAGGTGGCCGGCTATATGGCCAAGACACACCCCGAGCTGCTGCCGCGCCTCACCGAGCTGTACCGGGACCTGCGGCCCACGACCACCCCTGAAGCCCACATGAACACCTATCCGCTCCGTCCACTTGCCGAACTCCAGGAGATCGCCGGCCGCACGGGGCGGGCACTCGACCTGCTCAAGCAGGCGGGGCCCGGCAAGGGAGGCGACGTCGAGGCGCACGCCTGGGCGGTACGGAACGTCACCGCCATCGACCAGACGGCCAAGGGATACGCCTTCGACCCCGACGATCCTGGGGAGGCGGCGCGGGCCATGCGCTACCGGGACCAGATCATGGCGGACAACGTGGAATGGTGGCAGCGGCACACCGGAAGCAAGGTGCTTCTCGCGGCCCACAACGGGCATGTGGCCCTCCAGTCCCACGACCCCCAGCACTATCCCAAGGTGCAGGGGAGCTTCCTGCGCGACAAGTTGGGCAAGCATTACGTGAGCATCGGCTCCACCTTCGACGGCGGCTCGTTCAACGCGCTCGACGCCGACGGACGAATGGCGGTCCACACCGTCGGCCCCGCCAAGCCCGGCAGCAACGAGTACACCCTGGACAAGGCGCGCCCGCGCGACTACGTCCTGGACCTGCGGACCGCTCCGAACGCGGCCCGCGACTGGCTCAACACCCCCCGCGCCACCTGGAGCATCGGCGGCGCCTACCCGGGGCCGACGGGACCGTACAAGCAGATCGCGCTCGCGAACAGCCATGACGTCCTCATCCATCTGCACCGCGTCAGCCCGGCGCACTGGCTGACCGCCCCGACGGCGCCCGCCGGGAAGTGA
- a CDS encoding M48 family metalloprotease: MGEQQLTPAVGQSTACPQCGAEVPDDKRFAKWCTACDWNVDPGDKEPVRGRFEKAQRRLAHRYGEQLHARLLAGDTASDSASRQQDRSGILARAVALAVHTVTVALAVGGVLLIVLGPGIQPFLGGILLVTAVVLRPRFGKLRPDGPVLHRADAPRLYALVDEVSSSVGTQGVDVVVVDAQYNASVATHGLKGRRSLHIGLALWEVLDPQERVALLGHELGHYANGDVRHGRLVGTALHSLHHWLYFLTPVPTLYRRRTVPELAAAALISVPRSVVHAVALLLEGLALRGSQRSEYLADRAAVRVGSAAAATRMMDRLLIGNSITTALRTESVRAQARISGADPQAAADGLWERIAERAATVSEREYERLRRVSVLRGHSVDSTHPPTHLRRHLMEVGEPAAPTVVVDPETAAAIATELAPARVALARQVIRDQAG, from the coding sequence GTGGGAGAGCAGCAACTCACGCCTGCCGTGGGGCAGTCGACGGCGTGTCCGCAGTGCGGGGCGGAGGTCCCCGATGACAAGCGGTTCGCCAAGTGGTGCACCGCGTGTGACTGGAACGTCGACCCCGGCGACAAGGAACCGGTCCGCGGCCGTTTCGAAAAAGCGCAACGCCGCCTCGCCCACCGCTATGGAGAGCAACTGCATGCCCGACTGCTCGCCGGGGACACGGCGTCGGACTCCGCATCCCGCCAGCAGGACCGCTCCGGAATCCTCGCCCGTGCCGTCGCGCTGGCCGTACACACGGTCACGGTCGCCCTGGCCGTCGGCGGCGTTCTGCTCATCGTGCTCGGGCCGGGCATCCAGCCCTTCCTCGGGGGCATCCTGTTGGTGACCGCCGTCGTGCTGCGGCCACGGTTCGGCAAACTGCGCCCCGATGGACCGGTGCTGCACCGGGCGGACGCGCCGCGCCTGTACGCACTGGTCGACGAGGTCTCCTCGTCCGTGGGAACCCAAGGTGTCGATGTCGTGGTCGTCGACGCGCAGTACAACGCCTCTGTTGCCACCCACGGCCTCAAGGGCCGCCGCTCGCTGCACATCGGGCTCGCTCTGTGGGAGGTTCTGGACCCGCAGGAGCGTGTCGCTCTGCTCGGCCACGAACTCGGCCACTACGCCAACGGCGACGTGCGGCACGGCCGCCTCGTCGGCACGGCCCTGCACTCGCTCCACCACTGGCTGTACTTCCTCACCCCGGTACCCACCCTGTACCGCCGCCGGACCGTCCCCGAACTCGCCGCCGCCGCGCTCATCAGCGTGCCACGATCGGTCGTCCACGCGGTCGCGCTGCTCTTGGAAGGGCTGGCTCTGCGCGGCTCGCAGCGCTCCGAATACCTCGCGGACCGCGCCGCGGTACGCGTCGGCTCGGCTGCGGCGGCGACCCGCATGATGGACCGGTTGCTCATCGGCAACTCGATCACCACCGCTCTGCGCACGGAGTCGGTCCGCGCCCAGGCCAGGATCAGCGGAGCCGACCCGCAGGCCGCCGCCGACGGCCTGTGGGAGCGGATCGCGGAGCGCGCGGCCACCGTCTCCGAGCGCGAGTACGAGCGGCTGCGCCGCGTGAGCGTCCTGCGCGGCCACAGCGTCGACTCGACCCACCCGCCCACCCATCTGCGCCGTCACCTCATGGAGGTGGGTGAGCCGGCGGCGCCGACCGTCGTAGTGGACCCCGAAACGGCTGCCGCGATCGCCACCGAACTCGCGCCGGCCCGGGTTGCGCTGGCGCGCCAGGTCATCCGCGACCAGGCGGGTTGA
- a CDS encoding FAD-dependent monooxygenase, producing MSVDDSEQHTIRTGEQGTRVSGPRVLVAGASIAGPALAHWLRRRGAEVTVVERAPKLRPGGQAVDARGVAKEVIRRMGLDAAVRAACTDTAGAHTVDAEGKVLETFRADDDGGDGFIADIEILRGDLSQVLYDDTRDGVEYIFGDRIADLAQDADGVEVTFAGGARRRFDLVIGADGLHSELRAMVFGPHERFLRHLGHVLAFYSVPNEFGLDRWLLEYQDQESGRSALLRPIQDATRAMAMFYLPSADFDVDHRDVPAQKRLLRERMAGLDWLAPDILAHLDDTPDFYLDQVAQVVMDRWSSGRVGLLGDAAFSSSPMSGQGTGLALAGAYLLAGELAAAEWDPGTGFARYEARMRSFVEANQEIGRLNARSRDVPGPDAEPRPDFAGAWFTELVGRAINGIELPDYAGVPDSAAPSGPPITPSAKP from the coding sequence ATGAGCGTCGACGACTCCGAGCAGCACACCATCCGGACTGGCGAGCAGGGGACCCGGGTGAGCGGTCCTAGGGTGTTGGTGGCGGGGGCGAGCATCGCGGGACCCGCGCTGGCCCACTGGCTGCGCCGGCGGGGGGCCGAGGTGACTGTGGTGGAGCGGGCCCCCAAGCTGCGTCCCGGCGGGCAGGCGGTGGACGCGCGCGGGGTCGCCAAGGAGGTCATCCGGCGTATGGGGCTCGACGCGGCGGTGCGCGCCGCGTGCACCGACACCGCCGGCGCACACACCGTGGACGCGGAGGGGAAGGTGTTGGAGACCTTCCGCGCGGACGACGACGGTGGTGACGGGTTCATCGCGGACATCGAGATCCTGCGCGGGGACCTGTCCCAGGTGCTCTACGACGACACCCGCGACGGGGTCGAGTACATCTTCGGTGACCGCATCGCCGATCTCGCCCAGGATGCGGACGGGGTCGAGGTGACCTTCGCGGGCGGCGCCCGGCGGCGCTTCGACCTGGTGATCGGGGCCGACGGCCTCCACTCGGAGCTGCGGGCGATGGTGTTCGGGCCGCATGAGCGGTTCCTGCGCCACCTCGGTCACGTGCTGGCCTTCTACAGCGTGCCCAACGAGTTCGGGTTGGACCGATGGCTCCTTGAGTACCAGGACCAGGAGTCCGGGCGCTCGGCCCTCCTGCGGCCCATCCAGGACGCCACCCGGGCGATGGCCATGTTCTACCTCCCGTCCGCCGACTTCGACGTCGACCACCGTGACGTCCCGGCCCAAAAGCGTCTGCTGCGCGAGCGGATGGCGGGCCTGGACTGGCTGGCCCCGGACATCCTCGCGCACCTGGACGACACCCCGGACTTCTACCTCGACCAGGTCGCCCAGGTGGTGATGGACCGCTGGTCGAGCGGACGGGTGGGACTGCTCGGGGACGCGGCGTTCAGTTCCTCACCGATGTCCGGGCAGGGCACCGGCCTTGCACTGGCCGGCGCCTACCTGCTGGCCGGAGAGCTGGCCGCCGCCGAGTGGGACCCCGGCACCGGATTCGCCCGCTACGAGGCGCGGATGCGCTCGTTCGTCGAGGCCAACCAGGAGATCGGCCGATTGAACGCCCGCAGCCGCGACGTCCCCGGGCCGGATGCCGAGCCGCGCCCCGATTTCGCCGGCGCATGGTTCACCGAGCTGGTCGGGCGCGCGATCAACGGCATCGAGCTGCCCGATTACGCGGGGGTGCCTGACTCCGCAGCCCCGTCCGGACCGCCGATCACCCCCTCGGCCAAGCCGTAG